The following proteins are co-located in the Nonlabens ponticola genome:
- a CDS encoding GyrI-like domain-containing protein — MKALKYIFILLLVLIIAGAVYFSLQDGSYETESKQLVEAPVDLVYSELADFSNWEKWYERAQNEDYSASLSNQTAGVDAVYTYNSDDGNGTITVERLDPNKSIEYAINHDGRLGKREATLSIDLQKQEIGTLVTSAIKGDQDLGSKIFTTLTGADLANNWENNITATVENMESVLEEKMNLKTINVDGLIQYSGGYYLYMSSSSTMANFSNLQSQMTQQIRSFMQANNIDTYGAPMVIYEKFDEPRENVIFSAAIPVQNRILTGVDSKILCGFMEPGSAVKVTLKGKYKYLEEAWNKAENYIVVNGLEKSEVPPYEVYKTDPYKTPNPANYLTEIYIPIK, encoded by the coding sequence ATGAAGGCACTTAAGTACATTTTTATACTATTACTTGTATTGATTATCGCTGGCGCAGTCTATTTTTCGCTCCAAGATGGATCTTATGAGACTGAAAGCAAGCAACTTGTAGAGGCACCTGTAGATCTAGTCTACAGTGAACTGGCAGACTTTTCTAATTGGGAAAAGTGGTATGAACGGGCTCAAAATGAAGATTACAGCGCGAGTTTGAGTAATCAAACCGCTGGCGTGGATGCCGTCTATACCTATAATAGCGATGATGGTAATGGTACCATAACCGTTGAGCGTCTGGATCCCAACAAGAGTATTGAATATGCTATAAATCATGATGGACGCCTAGGCAAACGTGAAGCGACCTTGTCGATCGACCTGCAAAAGCAAGAAATAGGAACGCTGGTCACCAGCGCAATAAAGGGTGATCAAGATCTAGGAAGTAAAATTTTCACCACTCTTACAGGCGCAGATCTAGCCAACAACTGGGAAAACAATATTACCGCTACCGTTGAAAATATGGAGAGCGTTCTCGAGGAAAAAATGAACCTCAAAACCATTAATGTTGATGGTCTTATACAATATAGCGGTGGCTACTATCTCTATATGTCGTCGAGTTCTACCATGGCAAATTTTTCTAATCTACAGTCGCAAATGACACAGCAGATACGCAGTTTTATGCAGGCTAATAACATCGATACTTATGGCGCGCCCATGGTTATTTACGAGAAATTTGACGAGCCACGCGAGAATGTCATCTTTAGTGCTGCTATACCGGTACAAAATCGTATCCTGACCGGTGTGGACAGTAAGATCCTATGTGGTTTTATGGAGCCAGGAAGCGCTGTAAAGGTCACTTTAAAAGGAAAATATAAGTATCTCGAGGAAGCCTGGAATAAAGCAGAAAACTATATAGTAGTAAATGGACTGGAAAAGTCTGAAGTGCCACCATATGAGGTCTATAAAACAGATCCCTACAAAACACCTAACCCAGCAAACTACTTGACTGAAATATACATTCCTATAAAGTGA
- a CDS encoding fluoride efflux transporter FluC yields MIGKLLVLVFVGGGLGSTLRYSFSLWLNQDGIKWIPTMLVNVLGCLLLGTLLAYYNKEQLSSSWYLFAAVGFCGGLTTFSTFSAEFFLFLKDQNYIAATGYVAATIVLGIAAITAAYAFTGKLIN; encoded by the coding sequence GTGATAGGTAAATTATTGGTATTAGTTTTTGTTGGTGGTGGTTTAGGTAGCACGTTGAGATATTCGTTTTCGCTATGGCTTAATCAAGATGGTATCAAGTGGATTCCTACAATGCTGGTAAATGTCTTAGGATGTTTACTTCTGGGTACGCTCCTAGCCTATTATAATAAAGAACAATTGAGCAGCAGTTGGTACTTATTTGCCGCAGTAGGATTTTGTGGTGGATTGACCACATTTTCAACTTTTTCTGCAGAATTTTTTCTATTCCTAAAAGACCAAAACTACATCGCCGCAACAGGTTATGTTGCGGCGACAATAGTATTGGGCATCGCGGCCATCACAGCCGCTTATGCATTCACAGGTAAACTGATTAATTAG
- a CDS encoding DUF1328 domain-containing protein, producing MNKYILILFILTVVTGLVGFTFEFTGSTAVRITFLVAADILVILLFGKLLFWTQKTKKARKLRRQTQVATN from the coding sequence ATGAATAAATATATACTCATCCTTTTTATCTTAACAGTTGTCACTGGTCTTGTAGGTTTTACCTTCGAATTTACAGGCAGCACTGCAGTAAGGATTACCTTTCTTGTTGCAGCAGACATTTTAGTGATTTTACTTTTCGGTAAATTACTTTTTTGGACGCAAAAAACCAAAAAGGCTCGCAAACTGCGTCGTCAAACGCAAGTTGCTACAAACTAA
- a CDS encoding DJ-1/PfpI family protein, which yields MRKRLLNIVILMMALSSCSEEKKSLNDIADTNLGADETYSNVYNVGFLISDGVYNTELTSPYDIFQHTIYRDSIKPMNVFTVAQVDTVVTTFEGLRLLPDYTFKNAPDIDILVVPSAEHHLDTDLENEELIAFVKSTGEKAMYVTSHCDVAFVLAQAGLLDGKVSTTFPSDIDLMRKTFPDLDVRKDVLFVHDHNVITSAGGARSFEAALYLTDMLYGKKIAQSLAGGLVLDYDLSNYPHLIVD from the coding sequence ATGAGAAAAAGATTGTTAAACATAGTCATCCTCATGATGGCATTGTCATCATGTAGCGAGGAAAAGAAATCTTTAAATGACATCGCTGACACAAATTTAGGAGCTGATGAAACTTATAGTAATGTCTATAATGTTGGTTTTCTTATCTCTGATGGAGTGTATAACACAGAGCTCACGTCACCTTATGATATATTTCAGCACACGATTTATCGCGATAGCATCAAGCCTATGAATGTTTTTACAGTGGCACAAGTAGATACTGTGGTCACCACTTTTGAAGGCTTACGCCTGTTGCCTGACTATACTTTTAAAAATGCTCCTGACATCGATATTCTTGTAGTTCCTAGTGCAGAGCATCACCTAGATACAGATCTTGAAAACGAAGAACTCATTGCCTTTGTAAAAAGCACTGGAGAAAAAGCCATGTATGTCACCAGTCATTGCGATGTCGCTTTTGTACTTGCGCAAGCTGGTTTACTCGATGGCAAAGTAAGTACCACATTCCCATCTGATATTGATTTGATGCGTAAGACATTTCCAGACCTTGATGTACGCAAGGATGTGCTATTTGTTCATGACCACAATGTTATTACCAGTGCTGGTGGCGCACGATCCTTTGAAGCAGCTCTTTACCTTACCGACATGTTATATGGTAAGAAGATAGCCCAAAGTCTAGCTGGTGGCTTGGTGCTAGATTACGACCTAAGCAATTATCCACATTTGATTGTGGATTGA
- a CDS encoding endonuclease/exonuclease/phosphatase family protein gives MASLLKGILMKLRIVFQVVGLIAALLSLMPLIAADFWWVRIFDFPHLQLTGFTLLAIILYFVTFNPKWINDYLYITVLLGCFVFQCSKILDYTPIVGLEVLESSSQVNDEDRLKIYTANVLQSNKKNEKLFDEISERQPDLIVFTETNDRWMNEIRIAIGDDYPYKVEQPQDNTYGMLVYSKLPLSNTSVQFMVDPKIPSIHAQVEMRNGNLFQLYAIHPTPPMPQHNDMSTDRDTELMKTALMSNKSELPVIVLGDFNDVAWSDSTELTKTVAKLLDLRIGRGFYNTFHAQYFFFRWPLDHILIAPQFFHEESGTGVNFGSDHFPSYAYLTYEPARAKEQKAVQPTAEDWRQVKDQMSEQGMEEFGEMPDSYRKAVESLNK, from the coding sequence ATGGCATCACTCTTAAAGGGTATCCTCATGAAATTGAGAATCGTTTTTCAAGTAGTAGGCTTAATCGCAGCGCTATTGTCACTCATGCCACTTATCGCTGCAGATTTTTGGTGGGTGCGCATTTTTGACTTTCCTCATTTACAGTTGACAGGATTCACGCTTCTTGCGATCATCCTGTATTTTGTCACTTTTAATCCTAAATGGATTAATGACTATTTGTACATCACAGTGTTGCTGGGATGTTTTGTTTTTCAATGTTCCAAGATCCTCGATTATACACCTATAGTTGGTCTTGAAGTTCTAGAAAGCAGTTCACAAGTAAATGATGAAGATCGTTTGAAGATTTATACAGCAAATGTGTTGCAGTCAAATAAGAAAAACGAAAAGCTGTTTGATGAAATTAGTGAACGACAACCAGATCTAATTGTTTTTACAGAAACTAATGACCGCTGGATGAATGAGATTAGAATTGCCATAGGTGATGATTATCCTTATAAGGTTGAACAGCCGCAGGATAATACTTATGGAATGCTGGTATATTCTAAGCTACCGTTATCTAACACCAGCGTGCAGTTTATGGTGGATCCTAAAATACCTTCTATTCACGCCCAGGTAGAGATGCGCAATGGTAATTTATTCCAATTATATGCCATTCACCCAACGCCACCCATGCCGCAGCACAATGATATGAGCACAGATCGCGATACAGAGCTTATGAAAACGGCACTCATGAGTAACAAGTCAGAGCTACCTGTAATTGTTTTGGGAGATTTTAATGACGTGGCCTGGTCCGACAGTACTGAGTTAACTAAAACGGTCGCTAAGTTATTAGACCTGCGCATAGGTCGTGGATTTTACAATACGTTTCATGCACAGTATTTCTTCTTTAGATGGCCGCTGGATCACATATTGATTGCTCCGCAATTTTTTCATGAAGAATCAGGCACTGGTGTCAACTTTGGTAGTGATCATTTTCCTAGTTATGCTTACTTAACTTATGAGCCAGCACGCGCAAAAGAACAAAAAGCAGTACAACCAACTGCGGAAGATTGGCGACAGGTAAAAGATCAAATGAGCGAGCAAGGCATGGAAGAATTTGGCGAGATGCCAGACTCATACAGAAAGGCGGTTGAGTCACTTAATAAATAA
- a CDS encoding DUF805 domain-containing protein, protein MSNFDPTADNSNYRSRRNREPFDSSSEQAGMMDYVKKVFNNYANFSGRARRSEYWYFQLFNFLVVIALSIPLIAFAAAEATAPAIIVYILIVLYALATIIPSLAVVARRLHDTGRSAWYYLISFIPFVGGIILLIFLVEDSKHGTNQWGPNPKSIGNQDFEPDAFG, encoded by the coding sequence ATGAGCAATTTTGACCCAACCGCTGACAATTCTAATTATCGTTCTCGACGTAATCGTGAGCCGTTTGACTCCAGTAGTGAGCAAGCAGGTATGATGGATTATGTCAAGAAGGTTTTTAACAATTATGCCAATTTCTCTGGACGCGCACGCCGGTCAGAATATTGGTATTTCCAGTTGTTCAATTTTTTAGTGGTCATTGCTTTATCGATACCTCTCATCGCGTTTGCAGCTGCTGAGGCTACTGCACCAGCTATTATTGTCTACATCTTGATCGTGCTGTATGCACTGGCGACAATAATTCCTAGTCTAGCTGTTGTTGCGAGGAGATTGCACGATACGGGTCGCAGTGCCTGGTATTATTTAATTAGCTTTATACCGTTTGTAGGCGGTATTATCTTGCTCATCTTTCTAGTAGAGGACAGCAAGCACGGTACGAATCAATGGGGTCCTAACCCTAAGAGTATCGGGAATCAAGATTTTGAACCGGACGCTTTTGGTTGA
- the tamL gene encoding translocation and assembly module lipoprotein TamL, which produces MRRIINSRINMMSISRSVLAIVVAAMFFTSCNVQKYIPEDELLLDAYKIEVNVDSAATVKDVKALKAELQKVLNPEPNSKILGLQPGLYYHYKVKKDSAGFISRFLERKIGEEPVYLSQVEEEGTRDILRNRLENRGFFFSGITSGVDRDTAAQRATVKYNIQLPQPYTMKTYTVDRDSIPFYDVLEAQVKESPIKVGSRFDLSAMKLERERIDQNLKNKGYYNFNSGFLIFQADTNQYDNRKFDLFLKLKKDVPSKSVKPYKVSKVNIYPHHIVGADSVAHDTTRYNDKNFIQDIEFFKPKRLDPFIVIEEGDLYSPKKSKGTSRRLGTIGAYKFVNIEYNEIKEEANDSLNFLEANIFLSPLSKRSIRAELQGVTKSNDFAGPNLGVTFSNRNLFKGGEVLNINATAAYEVQIASGDQAGLTSTEFALGADLIFPRLLFPYKFDKDFFDYSVPKTKIGVEVDLLTRSQLYSLLTFTTNFGYIWQANKYVTHELDPISINYVNLLNESEEFMQIRMDNPFLDNSFEQQLIAGSIYSFTYNGLIRTDRRSMFYVNTILDVAGNSLSLVAPENDEGNGAIFGQEFAQYVKADVDFRYHYLLSEDSRIATRFFAGLGKPYGNSDVMPFSKQYFSGGAYSVRAFRTRSLGPGTYDPPQDDNRSFFDQSGNLRLEANVEYRFPIFNYIKGAVFADAGNVWNTTGNGVEGGEFTSNFINELGIGAGAGVRVDIQGFVIRFDLAAPLHDPSEPEGERWVNDFTSPVFNFAIGYPF; this is translated from the coding sequence ATGAGACGCATAATAAATTCACGTATAAACATGATGTCCATTTCTAGAAGTGTACTAGCAATAGTAGTTGCTGCTATGTTCTTTACCTCCTGCAATGTGCAGAAGTATATTCCTGAGGATGAATTGCTACTAGACGCTTACAAAATTGAGGTAAATGTGGATAGTGCGGCCACTGTAAAAGATGTAAAAGCTCTCAAGGCAGAACTACAAAAAGTCCTTAACCCAGAGCCGAATTCAAAAATCTTGGGGCTACAGCCAGGCTTATACTATCATTATAAGGTCAAGAAAGACAGCGCTGGATTTATCTCTAGATTTTTAGAACGCAAAATAGGCGAGGAACCGGTTTACCTTTCTCAAGTAGAGGAAGAAGGCACTCGAGATATATTGCGCAATCGACTGGAGAATCGCGGTTTTTTCTTTAGCGGTATTACATCTGGTGTCGATCGAGACACTGCCGCACAACGAGCTACCGTCAAGTACAATATACAGCTACCGCAGCCCTATACCATGAAAACCTATACGGTAGATCGAGATTCTATACCGTTTTATGATGTGCTGGAAGCACAGGTTAAGGAATCGCCCATTAAAGTAGGTTCACGATTTGATCTATCTGCTATGAAGCTGGAGCGAGAACGCATTGATCAAAACCTCAAGAATAAAGGATATTATAATTTCAATTCCGGATTTTTAATTTTTCAGGCAGATACAAACCAGTACGATAACCGCAAGTTTGATCTATTTCTTAAGCTCAAAAAAGACGTTCCCTCAAAATCGGTGAAGCCGTATAAAGTATCCAAAGTAAACATTTATCCACATCACATTGTAGGTGCAGATTCTGTAGCACACGACACCACTAGATACAACGACAAGAACTTCATACAGGATATTGAATTTTTCAAACCTAAAAGACTAGATCCATTTATCGTCATTGAAGAAGGTGATTTATATAGTCCCAAAAAATCAAAAGGTACCAGCCGTCGTTTGGGTACCATAGGCGCGTACAAATTTGTAAATATTGAATACAATGAGATTAAAGAGGAGGCTAACGATAGCCTCAATTTTCTCGAGGCAAACATATTTCTATCACCGCTATCAAAACGTTCTATACGTGCAGAGCTGCAAGGCGTTACAAAATCAAATGACTTTGCAGGCCCCAATCTAGGCGTCACCTTTTCAAATCGCAATCTTTTTAAAGGCGGTGAAGTACTTAATATTAATGCCACTGCCGCTTATGAGGTGCAAATCGCTAGTGGCGACCAGGCTGGACTTACCAGTACAGAGTTTGCTTTAGGTGCAGATCTCATTTTCCCACGACTGTTATTCCCTTATAAATTTGATAAAGATTTCTTTGACTACAGCGTTCCAAAGACTAAAATAGGAGTTGAGGTGGATCTACTGACACGCAGCCAGTTATATAGTTTATTAACTTTTACCACCAACTTTGGTTACATATGGCAAGCAAATAAATATGTCACGCACGAGCTCGATCCAATATCGATTAACTATGTCAATCTTTTAAACGAGTCAGAAGAATTCATGCAAATAAGAATGGACAACCCATTTCTTGACAACAGTTTTGAGCAGCAATTGATCGCAGGTTCTATTTATTCATTTACTTATAACGGTTTGATACGCACTGATAGACGCAGCATGTTCTATGTCAATACCATTCTTGATGTGGCTGGTAACAGCTTGAGTCTGGTCGCACCTGAAAATGATGAAGGTAACGGTGCCATTTTTGGTCAAGAGTTTGCGCAATACGTCAAGGCAGATGTCGATTTTAGGTACCACTATCTATTAAGTGAGGATAGCCGTATCGCCACGAGGTTTTTTGCGGGATTAGGTAAGCCTTATGGCAATAGCGATGTGATGCCCTTCAGTAAGCAATATTTCTCAGGTGGCGCCTATAGCGTTCGTGCCTTTAGAACAAGATCGCTGGGTCCTGGAACCTATGATCCACCGCAGGATGATAATCGATCATTTTTTGATCAATCGGGTAATTTGAGACTAGAGGCAAATGTAGAATATCGTTTCCCGATTTTCAATTACATCAAGGGCGCCGTCTTTGCAGATGCTGGTAATGTGTGGAATACAACTGGCAACGGTGTAGAAGGTGGCGAGTTCACAAGCAACTTTATCAATGAGTTGGGAATAGGCGCTGGTGCTGGCGTGCGCGTTGATATTCAAGGTTTCGTAATACGTTTTGACCTTGCAGCGCCACTTCACGATCCATCAGAGCCTGAAGGTGAACGTTGGGTAAACGATTTCACCAGTCCTGTCTTCAATTTTGCGATAGGCTATCCTTTCTAA